The stretch of DNA TAATGGTTATAACATCATCTTGTGGTGGAGGAGCCAATCCTTTTGCGCAGACTAATACGGCACCGCAAGAATATAAAACAGCCGTGCTAAGTGAAGAAAGTGTAGAGCTGGAGTCTGTATATCCGGTTACTATCAAAGGCCAGGAAGATATTGAGATCAGACCGCGTATAGATGGATTTATTGATGCTATTTATATAGACGAGGGGTCTGTAGTAAGAAAAGGGCAAGCATTGTTTAAGATTAACTCGCCTTCAGCTATCCAGGCTGTAACAACAGCGAAGGCTGCAGTTGCCAGTGCCGAAGCTCAGTTGCAAACAGCGAAACTGAATGTAGACAGAATTAAACCATTGGCAGACAAAGGTATTGTTAGTACAACACAGTTGGCAACTTATCAAAATGCATACAATGTGGCTCTGGCAACAAAGAACCAGGCTGAGGCTACTTTGGCAAATGCTAATGCAACATTAGGCTGGACAAATGTGACAAGCCCTGTTGATGGAGTTGTTGGAACCATCGCCTTTCGTCAAGGAAGCTTGGTTAATAACTCAAATGTTTTAACTACAGTTTCGAGCATAGGAAGTGTGTTTGCTTATTTCTCATTGAATGAAAAAGATCTTGTTTCCTTGTTAGCTAACTTGCCGGGAAAAAATCAGGCTGAAAAGATAAAAAATCTGCCTAAGGTATCGCTGAGAATGGCTGATGGAACAATGTATCCGGAAAAAGGAGTTATTAAAACGATATCAGGTCAGGTGAATGTAACTACCGGCTCTGTAAACTTAAGAGCTGAATTTACTAATTCTGAAGGTCTTTTGCGTAGTGGTTTCAGCGGAAATCTTTTGATTCCTAAACACATTGAAAAGGCTCTTGTTATACCGCAGGCAGCTACATTGACCAAACAAAATAAATTGCTCATCTATAAAGTTGTTAGTGATTCTATAGCTGTTCAAACTCTTATAGATGTTGCTGCTACGCCTGATGGCAAAAGATACGTTGTTACAAACGGACTTGCGCCTAACGACCGAGTTGTAGTAGACGGTATTGCAACATTGTCTGACAGTGCTAGAATTATTGTCAAGAAATAGATAATTTATTTAATAAATAAAATAAGGAAATAATGTTAAAGACATTTATAGAAAGACCTGTGCTTTCTACTGTTATTTCTGTCATCATTGTAGTATTAGGTATTATTGGGTTGGCAACGTTGCCAATAGAACAAT from Dysgonomonas mossii encodes:
- a CDS encoding efflux RND transporter periplasmic adaptor subunit, which produces MNLRQIVFGAMALMVITSSCGGGANPFAQTNTAPQEYKTAVLSEESVELESVYPVTIKGQEDIEIRPRIDGFIDAIYIDEGSVVRKGQALFKINSPSAIQAVTTAKAAVASAEAQLQTAKLNVDRIKPLADKGIVSTTQLATYQNAYNVALATKNQAEATLANANATLGWTNVTSPVDGVVGTIAFRQGSLVNNSNVLTTVSSIGSVFAYFSLNEKDLVSLLANLPGKNQAEKIKNLPKVSLRMADGTMYPEKGVIKTISGQVNVTTGSVNLRAEFTNSEGLLRSGFSGNLLIPKHIEKALVIPQAATLTKQNKLLIYKVVSDSIAVQTLIDVAATPDGKRYVVTNGLAPNDRVVVDGIATLSDSARIIVKK